Sequence from the Actinomycetota bacterium genome:
TGTCGCTGAGGCGGGCCACGTCGAGGGACTGGGGTTCAGTGTCCAGGCCAACATGATGCTCAACGACACGGTCCCGGCCGCGATGAAAGAAGCGTACGTCCGGGGCGACGGTGACTTCGCCGAGAGGTTGGTGCAAGCGATGGAGGGGGCGCAGCGTGAAGGCGGTGACTTTCGCGGTGTGCAGTCGGCAGGGTTGGTCGTCGTGAGTGGCGATCGGCATGCTCGGCCGTGGGAGGGCCGCGTGTTCCACATTCGCGTGGACGATCATGCCGAGCCGCTCGCTGAGCTTCGCCGCCTGCTCGACCTCGCCCGGGGATACGGCGCGATGGAACGAGCCATGGAGCGTCTTCGAGTGCTCGATTTGGAAGGCGCAGAAGGCCAGGTTGCAGAAGCCATCGCGCGGCTGCCCCGCGTCATCGAACCGACCTTGATGCGGGTCGCGCTCTTGGTCTTGGCGCAGCGACTCGCTGAGGCACGATCCTGTGTGCGCTCGTTCGGCGGTGATCGCGCGCTGTTGGAGCTTGCCCTCCGCAGACACGCCGCCACCGGCACCTTTCCAGCCGATCAAGCTCTCCTAGCCGAGCTTCTCGCACCATAGCCTTTGAACCGAATTGCCCTTCACCGAGGATCGCGGCGCGGGCTGACTAGTGCGCTCCGAACTGCTCGGCGCGGCGCTCGCTGATGGAGCAATGATGAAGATCGTGCCCAGTGAGGAGTACCGCGTCGAGCGGACAGTACTCACGACCCGCGTATTTCGCGGCGGACAGGGGCGGCTCGATCCCACCCCCGATGTGCCCTCTCCGCCGCCCAACCCGCAGGCGTCTACCAAGTGTGGAGAGAGTCGGAGGGTTCGGGCCACGATGCGGACGTCGAGTTGGTCTACGGCTCGTTCACCGACGAAGTCCAAGACCACCCGCGCGACCGAACCTCGGCTCCGTCCGACAGCCGAGTGAGATAGCCGAGCCCGTCTCTGGCGATGTCGACGAGCGGCCGTGCCAGCAGGACCTCGGCGCCGAAGCGCCGTGCCTGCGCGGTGGCTCTCGTCGCCAGCTCACCGCCGCTGATCCCTTGGGGAAAGCCCAGGTAGTTCTCGATCATCGACGTCGTGCCCGCTTGCCCTCCGGGCGCGACGGCCTCGACGGCGACGGTTCGCAGCCCCTCGGAGGCGCCGTACACCGCGGCCGCGAGCCCCGCCGGGCCGGCACCGACGATCGCCAGGTCGTACTCGGCCAATTCTGGCAGCGAGACCAGGCCGAGACCGGTCGCCACCGCCTCCACGGTGGCGATGGGGAGCCTGCTCCCGTCCGGCAGGATGCAGATCGGTAAGTGGTCAGGGCCGAGGTCGCTGCCGTCGAGCAAGGTGTGGACCCGTTCGGTGTCGTCGATCTCGACCCACTCGTAGGGCACGCCGTTGCGGCTGAGGAAGTCGCGCAGCTGGTAGCCGACCGAGGACGCCCGCAGGCCAACGATCGCCACTTGCGGGGTGACCGGCCGGGCGTCGTAGTCGAACATCGAAGCGCTCGTGAGATCACTCATGGGTCATCGGCTCACCCCTCCGGCTGCCGGCGATGCACACCGTCGACCGCGGGCACCAAGCTTCNNNNNNNNNNNNNNNNNNNNNNNNNNNNNNNNNNNAACTGGCTGGTGACCTGGCTCAGGTCGAAGTAGTCCCGCCACGCGCTGATCTTGCCGTCGGTTACCTCGAACGCACCCATGACCGGAATCTCAAACGACTTGTCGGGGAGCTTGAAGACGTCCACCCGCTCGGTCAATACGACCGGACCATCGACTGCGATGTTCACGATGCGAAGGTCGAGGCCCTCGACGCCAGGCGGACCCGGGCGGATGAACGTGACGAAGTTGTTGGCGATGGCCTCTCTGCCTCTGACCGGCGCCAACGGGATGTTGTGGTAGACGGCGTCATCGGTGAAGAACGCGGCCAGGGCATCGGCTTCCATGCCTTCGGACCACGCAAAGCAGAACCTGCGCACCACCTCGATCGCGCTCTCCATCTCGTTGCTCCTCCTTCAACCCTCCGGTCCGCCACTCAACTCCGATAGCTGCCGTGGCGAAACTCGTCAACGAGGCTCGGGTAGGACGGCTGCCAGCCAAGCTCGGTGCGGGCCAGGTCAGCGGTCGTGCCCTGATCGAGCAGGAGCACTTCAGCGAAGTAGTCGCCGAGTCGTGCACGCGCTTCGCTTCATCGTCTGAACCCGGGACGGCTCCCGGCGCGCCCGCAGCCACTGCTGCGGCCTCGGTGAGCTCCGCCACCGTTGCGTTCGAGCCGTCCCCGACGACGTAATAACCAGACGCGCGGTCGTTCTCCAGGACCCGGCGGAACACATTGGCCAGATCGGCGACATGGACGGTGGACCAGTGCTGTCGACCCGTACCGAGCATGATCAGATTGCCGTCACTGTCCCGAGGGGAAGCGAGCAATACGCCGGGGACGCCGCCGCCGCCATCGCCGTATGCCGTACTCGAGACGATCACAATCCCGCGCATGCCCTTTTCGGCGAGCACGCGCTGCTCGATCGGTTCCCTGAAGGCCACCAACGCCGGCGACTTGAACGGCGACGCCTCGGTGATCGACATGTTCGAACCGAAGGCCCAAAGACCGCTGATATGCGCGTACGGCTTGCCACTCGCCGGGTACGTCTTCACGGCGGCGTCCACCACCGCCGAATCCAGGTCC
This genomic interval carries:
- a CDS encoding FAD-binding protein gives rise to the protein MSDLTSASMFDYDARPVTPQVAIVGLRASSVGYQLRDFLSRNGVPYEWVEIDDTERVHTLLDGSDLGPDHLPICILPDGSRLPIATVEAVATGLGLVSLPELAEYDLAIVGAGPAGLAAAVYGASEGLRTVAVEAVAPGGQAGTTSMIENYLGFPQGISGGELATRATAQARRFGAEVLLARPLVDIARDGLGYLTRLSDGAEVRSRGWSWTSSVNEP
- a CDS encoding DUF1028 domain-containing protein, with protein sequence MTYSIVARDPGTGQLGVAVQSCFFAAGLITPYLEPGVGAVVSQAFADPSYGVLGLDLMRSGCSARETLDALLVIDADRDLRQVAVVDAEGEVAAHTGRACVAEAGHVEGLGFSVQANMMLNDTVPAAMKEAYVRGDGDFAERLVQAMEGAQREGGDFRGVQSAGLVVVSGDRHARPWEGRVFHIRVDDHAEPLAELRRLLDLARGYGAMERAMERLRVLDLEGAEGQVAEAIARLPRVIEPTLMRVALLVLAQRLAEARSCVRSFGGDRALLELALRRHAATGTFPADQALLAELLAP
- a CDS encoding limonene-1,2-epoxide hydrolase — its product is MESAIEVVRRFCFAWSEGMEADALAAFFTDDAVYHNIPLAPVRGREAIANNFVTFIRPGPPGVEGLDLRIVNIAVDGPVVLTERVDVFKLPDKSFEIPVMGAFEVTDGKISAWRDYFDLSQVTSQ
- a CDS encoding NAD-dependent epimerase/dehydratase family protein → MNVALTGATGFIGSHILTELVSHGHGVIALVRDDTQAVTVAQRGAKAVVVDLYDTPAVIKVFNDADGAVHTASPGDATSADLDSAVVDAAVKTYPASGKPYAHISGLWAFGSNMSITEASPFKSPALVAFREPIEQRVLAEKGMRGIVIVSSTAYGDGGGGVPGVLLASPRDSDGNLIMLGTGRQHWSTVHVADLANVFRRVLENDRASGYYVVGDGSNATVAELTEAAAVAAGAPGAVPGSDDEAKRVHDSATTSLKCSCSIRARPLTWPAPSLAGSRPTRASLTSFATAAIGVEWRTGGLKEEQRDGERDRGGAQVLLCVVRRHGSRCPGRVLHR